The nucleotide sequence ATGATCTCGCTCGAGGTCAGGGTGCCTGTGTATCCGGGCATGCCTGTGACTCCGTTGGCAACTGCCGTTGTGAGTTGACCGAGGGTGAGCCCGCGGCCGAGCAGGTTGCCGCCCCCGCCGCCATGGCAACCGGCGCAGTTGGCCTGGTAGATGGCTTCGCCGCTTCCAGGTGGCGCTGCGATCGTCGTGGTCGTGACGACCGTCGCTGGATTGTCCGCCCCGGCCCCTGGGAAGGTGCCGGCCTGGATCTCTTGGAGGTTGGTGTATCCGTCACCGTCGCTGTCGAGGTTCTGGACAGCGACGAAGTCTTTGTCTGCCTCATCGAAGTCGTCGGCAAACTGGTTCTCGTCCCACTTGCCCTCGGAATTCGTGAAATGGCACAACGAGCAGGTGTCGAGACGGGTTCCGGCTGCATCCGGATATGCAATCCGGAAAGCCGGAAGGAAGTCCTCGGCATCCTCGGCGGCCGCCCCCTCGCCGAGGACCAACAACGACCCGACGACCAGAGTCCCCACCAGCGTGAGCATGGCCGCAGCTCGCGCTTTCATCTCGCACATCCTTCGATACTCGGTTCCTACCCACCGTCAGTATCGGTCGATGGCGCCTAACGCCCTACCAATGAATGGTTAACGAGCGGTTAAGAATTGGGGGGCCTCCATGTCTGGTTGAATGCTGCGATGCGCGACTGGTCGACCATGCCGAAGGTGGAGCTTCACCTTCATCTAGAGGGTGCAATTCCTGTGCCGACTCTGTGGGAGTTGATCGAGCATCACGGCGGTGATCCCGTGATCAAGAGCGTGGATCAGTTGGTCGAGTTCTACGAGTATCGCGACTTCCCGCACTTCATGGAGACCTGGGTGTGGATGAACGGCTTCCTGAAGACCTACGACGACTTCGAGTTCGCCGCCGAGGCCGTGGCCCGTCATCTCGTCGCGCAGAACATCCTGTATGCGGAGGCCTTCTTCTCACCAACGGATTTCCGACGTCACAACCTGACCCGGCAAGTCATTGCCCTGGCGATCCGGGCGGGATTGAGCAAGGTGCCTGAGATCGAAGTCCCGCTGGTCGTCGATCTCGTACGAGATCGCGGCCCCGACGGCACGGCGGCGACCCTGGCGGCCGTTCAGGAGGTTGCCAATGAGGCGGGCATCATCGGGATCGGCATCGGAGGGTATGAGGCAGAGCACCCACCCGAGCTGTTCACTGAGGTATACCGGACGGCGCGGGAGGCCGGCTTCCGTCTGACCGCTCACGCCGGTGAGGCGGCAGGCCCGGAGAGCGTGTGGGGGGCCATCAACAGCCTCGGTGTCGAGCGGATCGGACACGGCGTCCGCTCGGTGGAGGATCCCCGGCTCATGGAGTATCTCGTCGAGCATCAACTGCCGCTCGAGGTCTGTCCGACCTCGAACATCCGCACCGGGGTGGTACCCGGCTGGGACGACCATCCGGCCAAGACGCTCATCGAAGCCGGGGCCATGGTGAC is from Acidimicrobiia bacterium and encodes:
- the add gene encoding adenosine deaminase; this translates as MRDWSTMPKVELHLHLEGAIPVPTLWELIEHHGGDPVIKSVDQLVEFYEYRDFPHFMETWVWMNGFLKTYDDFEFAAEAVARHLVAQNILYAEAFFSPTDFRRHNLTRQVIALAIRAGLSKVPEIEVPLVVDLVRDRGPDGTAATLAAVQEVANEAGIIGIGIGGYEAEHPPELFTEVYRTAREAGFRLTAHAGEAAGPESVWGAINSLGVERIGHGVRSVEDPRLMEYLVEHQLPLEVCPTSNIRTGVVPGWDDHPAKTLIEAGAMVTINTDDPAMFHSTLAGEFRVLEEIFALDDETLRRISLAPVEASWASEETKQRLRTDIEHWWASPPGR